A single genomic interval of Acetobacteraceae bacterium harbors:
- the ileS gene encoding isoleucine--tRNA ligase, protein MRENQNSSSSGHDLKDQYRDTVFLPRTSFAMRGNLPTREPELLAQWEKSRLDARIAAGHAGKDVFTLHDGPPYANGHLHIGHALNKINKDIINRAQRMSGRDVRYIPGWDCHGLPIEWRVEEEYRKSGRHKEDVPIIQFRAECREYARHWLEVQSKEFQRLGVQGEWANRYATMDFASEAAIVGEIGKFLLNGALYRALRPVMWSPVEKTALAEAEIEYHDITSAAVYVAFPVIHDPTPHRELLETACVIWTTTPWTIPANRAIAFGRDIDYVVISVVARAEDSLVVPGQKLLIAEARLEDFSRQAGIIEYKIDRYVAGELLEGVICAHPLHGQGYDFDVPLLSADYVTTDAGTGLVHTAPAHGVDDYQLGRRFGLEVTEYVQDDGTYAPNVPLFAGQHVFKAAGPVCTALSRVMRKSITAHAVPAGLVAQHSIEHSYPHSWRSRKPIIFRATPQWFIQMDGDTKLRERALQALQDVTFVPAAARNRLTSMVAQRPDWCISRQRAWGVPIAVFVEKKTGEVLRDAAVMARIVAAFEQYGADIWYTEPASTFLGPERDPALYEQVFDIVDVWFESGSTHSFVLKGQRLNAPADLYLEGSDQHRGWFQSSLLESVGTTGHAPFKTLVTNGFVLDEQGRKMSKSLGNVVAPDEVTQSLGADILRLWVANSDSHEDLRIGKEILKQQGELYRRLRNTLRWVLGAFDGFTEKEKQDYADLPDLERYILHRLSEVHDVLANAVRTHHWVGVYPFLHQFCANDLSAFYFDIRKDVIYCDAAASPRRRAARTVLDILHRALSTWLAPVLVFTAEEAWTARFGSKESVHLQNFFKPDASWYDEKLGACWSKLRGLRRVITSELEVARRDGLILSSLEARINLPLTPQEDAVFGEVDWSELAIVSEVEIMIQMNAAPIYLDATDEAPALDGVTEQHGIPTISVARGEKCARCWRVLPEVGTDTHHPHLCLRCTDVVTGAA, encoded by the coding sequence ATGCGCGAAAATCAGAACAGCTCATCATCTGGGCACGACCTGAAAGACCAGTATCGCGACACTGTCTTTTTGCCGCGGACCAGCTTCGCCATGCGCGGTAACCTCCCGACGCGTGAGCCGGAATTGCTGGCCCAATGGGAGAAATCCAGGCTTGATGCCCGTATTGCCGCCGGACATGCGGGGAAAGACGTCTTCACACTCCATGACGGCCCGCCTTACGCGAACGGGCATCTCCATATCGGCCATGCGCTGAACAAGATCAACAAGGATATCATCAATCGCGCGCAACGAATGTCCGGCAGGGATGTCCGTTATATTCCCGGCTGGGACTGCCATGGTCTGCCGATTGAATGGCGGGTTGAGGAAGAATATCGTAAATCGGGCCGCCATAAGGAGGATGTGCCGATCATCCAGTTCCGGGCGGAATGTCGCGAATATGCACGGCACTGGCTTGAGGTACAGTCAAAGGAATTTCAGAGGCTGGGCGTGCAGGGGGAGTGGGCAAACCGCTACGCCACCATGGATTTCGCCTCTGAAGCGGCCATCGTGGGAGAAATCGGTAAATTCCTGCTGAATGGCGCGCTTTACCGGGCGCTAAGGCCTGTCATGTGGAGCCCTGTTGAGAAAACCGCGCTCGCCGAGGCCGAGATCGAATATCACGACATCACCTCCGCCGCAGTTTACGTCGCTTTCCCGGTCATCCACGACCCCACCCCCCACCGGGAATTGCTGGAGACAGCATGTGTCATCTGGACGACCACACCCTGGACAATCCCCGCCAACCGCGCGATCGCCTTTGGACGTGACATTGATTATGTCGTCATCTCAGTCGTTGCGCGCGCTGAGGATAGTCTGGTCGTGCCCGGGCAGAAACTCCTCATCGCGGAAGCACGTCTCGAGGATTTCAGCCGTCAGGCCGGCATCATCGAATATAAAATTGATCGGTATGTAGCTGGGGAATTGCTGGAGGGCGTCATTTGCGCGCATCCCCTGCATGGGCAAGGTTATGATTTTGACGTGCCTCTGCTATCCGCTGATTACGTCACGACAGATGCGGGGACGGGGCTCGTCCATACAGCACCGGCCCATGGCGTGGATGATTATCAGCTCGGCCGTCGCTTCGGGCTGGAAGTGACGGAATACGTCCAGGATGACGGCACTTACGCCCCGAATGTGCCGCTTTTTGCTGGGCAACACGTCTTTAAGGCCGCAGGCCCCGTTTGCACGGCCCTATCTCGCGTCATGCGAAAATCCATCACCGCCCATGCTGTGCCGGCCGGTCTGGTGGCGCAGCACTCGATTGAGCATAGTTACCCCCATTCCTGGCGCTCCCGCAAGCCGATCATCTTCCGGGCGACGCCGCAATGGTTTATCCAGATGGATGGCGACACGAAGCTCCGTGAGCGCGCGCTTCAGGCGTTGCAGGATGTGACCTTTGTCCCCGCCGCCGCGCGCAACCGCCTCACCTCCATGGTGGCGCAGCGCCCGGATTGGTGCATCAGCCGTCAGCGCGCCTGGGGCGTGCCCATTGCTGTCTTTGTTGAAAAGAAAACGGGCGAGGTGCTGCGGGACGCGGCGGTGATGGCGCGCATCGTCGCGGCGTTCGAGCAATATGGCGCGGATATCTGGTACACGGAACCGGCTTCGACCTTCCTCGGGCCGGAGCGGGATCCGGCTCTCTACGAGCAGGTTTTTGATATTGTCGATGTATGGTTTGAAAGCGGGTCCACCCATAGTTTCGTGCTGAAAGGCCAGCGCCTGAACGCCCCGGCAGATCTCTACCTTGAAGGCTCGGATCAGCATCGTGGCTGGTTTCAGTCTTCCCTGCTGGAAAGTGTCGGCACGACGGGACATGCGCCTTTCAAAACTTTGGTGACGAATGGCTTTGTTCTGGATGAGCAGGGACGTAAAATGTCCAAATCTCTGGGCAATGTCGTCGCGCCGGATGAAGTGACGCAATCCCTCGGGGCGGATATTCTGCGGTTATGGGTCGCGAATTCCGACAGTCATGAGGACCTTCGGATTGGTAAGGAGATCCTGAAGCAGCAGGGCGAACTTTACCGACGTCTGCGCAATACGTTGCGATGGGTGCTTGGCGCGTTCGATGGATTTACAGAAAAAGAGAAGCAGGATTACGCGGACCTGCCTGATCTGGAGCGCTATATCCTCCACCGTCTGAGTGAAGTGCATGATGTGCTGGCCAATGCCGTGCGCACCCATCATTGGGTGGGTGTCTACCCTTTCCTCCATCAATTCTGCGCCAATGACCTGTCGGCATTTTATTTCGATATCCGCAAAGATGTCATTTATTGCGATGCCGCCGCCTCCCCCCGCCGTCGCGCGGCGCGGACAGTGCTCGACATCCTGCACCGCGCCCTCTCAACGTGGCTCGCGCCGGTCCTTGTCTTTACGGCCGAAGAGGCATGGACGGCCCGTTTCGGCAGCAAAGAGTCCGTGCATCTCCAGAATTTCTTTAAGCCGGATGCGTCATGGTACGATGAAAAATTGGGCGCGTGCTGGAGCAAATTACGCGGTCTACGGCGCGTCATCACGTCGGAGCTTGAAGTGGCGCGGCGTGACGGGTTGATCCTTTCCTCCCTGGAAGCGCGCATCAACCTGCCCCTGACGCCGCAGGAGGACGCGGTTTTCGGTGAAGTCGACTGGAGCGAGCTGGCCATCGTCTCTGAAGTGGAAATCATGATCCAGATGAATGCCGCACCGATTTATCTGGATGCAACGGACGAGGCGCCTGCCTTGGATGGCGTGACGGAGCAACATGGCATCCCCACAATCAGCGTGGCGCGCGGCGAAAAATGTGCGCGATGCTGGCGCGTGCTGCCTGAAGTCGGCACGGACACGCATCACCCGCATTTGTGCCTGCGATGTACCGACGTAGTGACTGGGGCCGCCTGA